The sequence below is a genomic window from Ottowia sp. SB7-C50.
TGCGCGACGAAGAAGGCGCCCCGCACGTTGGTGTCGAAGATGAAGTCGTAGTCGTCCTCGGTCACGTCCTGAATGCGCTGGGTGGTCGACACGCCCGAGTTGTTGACCAGGATGTCGATGGAGCCCATCTCGGTCTCGGCATGCGCCACGGCGGCCTTGATCGACTGCACATCGGTCACGTCGCACTCCACCACATGGGCGTCGCCGCCATCGCCTTCGATGCGGGCGCGCAGGTCTTTCAGCTTGTCGAGACGGCGGCTGGCCAGCACCACGCCGGCGCCCGCGCTGGCCAGCGTGCGTGCAAACTGCGCGCCCAGGCCGCCCGAAGCGCCCGTGATGAAGGCCACGCGGCCGGACAGGTCGATGCTGTAAGTCATGGTTCTTTCCTCCGGAAAATTCTGCGGCGCAGGCTGGCGCCAATGATGCGCGGCACGTGCATAAAATCAGTCACGCACCCGACACGCGCGCCTGGCGCGGGCCCCTTGCCATGTCGGCCATTATTTCAAACACGATGAGAGGCAGCCCATGACCCCCGACGAAATCATCCAGCAGTACGGCCCGCGCGAGGCGATGGAGTACGACGTGGTCATCGTCGGCGCCGGCCCGGCGGGGCTGTCGGCCGCCATCCGCATCAAGCAGCTGGCGGCCGAAAAAGGGCAGGACGTCTCGGTCGTGGTGCTTGAAAAAGGCTCCGAGCCGGGCGCGCACATCCTGTCCGGCGCGGTGATGGACCCGAAGGCGCTGACCGAGCTGATCCCCGACTGGCAGGCCAAGGGCGCGCCGCTGAACCAGATCGTCACCGACGACGCCTACGTCTTCCTGCGCGAAGACGGTGGCGGCACGCGCGTGCCCAACATGGCGCTGCCGCCGTTTGCCGACAACCACGGCAACTACATCGTCAGCTTGGGGAATGTGGTGCGCTGGCTGGCCGCGCAGGCCGAAGAACTGGGCGTGGAAATCTTCCCCGGCTTCCCGGCGGCCGAGGTGCTTTACAACGACGATGGCAGCGTGAAGGGCGTGGCCACCGGCAACTTGGGGCTAGGCAAGGACGGCGAGCCGACCGAGAACTTCCAGCTGGGCATGGAACTGCACGGCAAGTACACGCTGTTTGCCGAAGGCTCGCGCGGCCACCTGGGGCGGCGGCTGATCGAGCGCTTCAAGCTAGACGCCAACAGCGACCCGCAAAGCTACGCCATCGGCATCAAGGAACTGTGGGAAATCGACCCCAGCCGCCACACGCCCGGCTTCGTCATGCACACCGCCGGCTGGCCGATGGACGAGCACACCTACGGCGGCGCGTTTCTCTACCACGCCGAGGACAACAAGGTGTTCTGCGGCTACGTGGTCGGCCTGAACTACAAGAACCCGTACATGAGCCCGTTCGAGGAGTTCCAGCGCTGGAAGACCCACCCGCGCGTCAAGTGGTACTTCACCGACGACGCCGGCAACGTCAACGCCAAGCGCATCAGCTATGGCGCGCGCGCCATCACCGCGGGTGGCGTGCTGGCGTTGCCCAAGACGGTGTTCCCGGGCGGCGCGCTGGTCGGCTGCGACGCGGGCTTTCTCAACGTCAGCCGCATCAAGGGCAGCCATGCCGCCATCAAGACCGGCTCGATGGCCGGCG
It includes:
- a CDS encoding electron transfer flavoprotein-ubiquinone oxidoreductase, with product MTPDEIIQQYGPREAMEYDVVIVGAGPAGLSAAIRIKQLAAEKGQDVSVVVLEKGSEPGAHILSGAVMDPKALTELIPDWQAKGAPLNQIVTDDAYVFLREDGGGTRVPNMALPPFADNHGNYIVSLGNVVRWLAAQAEELGVEIFPGFPAAEVLYNDDGSVKGVATGNLGLGKDGEPTENFQLGMELHGKYTLFAEGSRGHLGRRLIERFKLDANSDPQSYAIGIKELWEIDPSRHTPGFVMHTAGWPMDEHTYGGAFLYHAEDNKVFCGYVVGLNYKNPYMSPFEEFQRWKTHPRVKWYFTDDAGNVNAKRISYGARAITAGGVLALPKTVFPGGALVGCDAGFLNVSRIKGSHAAIKTGSMAGEAAYNAVVAGRQHDELAAYPEAFSNSWLAAELNKDRNFKNWFKKGLTTGTLMNGLEQMVFRGHAPWTLHRTEPDHVQLKPAADCQPITYPKPDGKLTFDRLSSVFVSNTNHEENQPAHLTLKDPTVPVNINLAKFAGPEGRYCPAGVYEFVPDESKGGNAQRLQINAQNCVHCKTCDIKDPTQNIVWVTPEGGGGPNYSGM